In the genome of Pseudanabaena sp. BC1403, the window ACTCGGTGGCACAATTGTCAACAAAAGCAAACCAACCCGCTACGATCCTAAAGCAACGACGTTTGAAGCAGAGGCTAAGGGTGCATTTGGCAGTAAGCCCGATGCTGTTGCGGCAATTCTCTATCCCGATTCTGGCGGTGCGGTGATAAAGGCAGCTTTTGAGCAGGGATTGACAAAAGATGTCAAAATTTTGCTCACTGATGGGGTTAAGACCGAAGACTTTCCTAAGCTAATTGGTAATACCCCTGAAGGTAAATTAATTTTGGCAGGTGCGATCGGCACTGTGCCTGGTGCTGATGGTAAGTCTCTTGCCGAATTTACTAAGACCTACAAAGAAAAAACTGGTCAAGATTTGGGTGCTTTTGTTCCCCATTCCTATGATGCAGCAGCTCTAGTTGCGATCGCTGCTGAAGCTGCCAAAGACGGCACTGGAGACGGCATCAAGAGTAAAATTCGTGAAGTTGCTAATGCGCCTGGTAAAGAAGTCACTGATGTTTGCGAAGCAATCAAGCTAGTCAAAGCAGGTACAGACATTGACTATCAAGGTGCTAGTGGAAATGTTGATCTAGATGAATATGGCGATGTCAAAGGTAGCTATGACGTTTGGGAAGTCCAGCCCGATGGCAAAATTACTGTAATTGATCGCGTTTCTCCTTAAATTAAACGTCCTTATCCCAAATCACAAAAGTGTGCTGACACTTTTGTGATTTAAAAATCAAATGTTCGCTTAGCAATGCTCATGTAAAAAATTGGTTTTTGGAAATCAAGCCTGTGCACTTTCCAAAAACCAATTTCAGATTTTCTAACGCCGTAGGCGTTAGAAAATCTGAAATTGGTTTCACAATAAGAATTGCCGATGGTCGCTTAATCTCATTTGGGCGAA includes:
- a CDS encoding ABC transporter substrate-binding protein, producing the protein MIKSIDFLVETVNKCGGVLGKPITYLKEDDRTDPPAGAEAMTKLVKVDNVGAVVGSFASSVSTAALAIAVPNKVVMISPGSTSPVFTERAKKGEFNSYWYRTAPPDTYQALALANLAYKKGARKVATLVINNDYGVGFEKAFVEAFEKLGGTIVNKSKPTRYDPKATTFEAEAKGAFGSKPDAVAAILYPDSGGAVIKAAFEQGLTKDVKILLTDGVKTEDFPKLIGNTPEGKLILAGAIGTVPGADGKSLAEFTKTYKEKTGQDLGAFVPHSYDAAALVAIAAEAAKDGTGDGIKSKIREVANAPGKEVTDVCEAIKLVKAGTDIDYQGASGNVDLDEYGDVKGSYDVWEVQPDGKITVIDRVSP